A single window of Pseudomonas lijiangensis DNA harbors:
- a CDS encoding YheU family protein: MLIPYDQLEPDTLTRLIEDFVTRDGTDNGDENASANRVLRVRHALSKGQAVIFFDLESQQCQLMPKHEVPKEYFD, translated from the coding sequence ATGCTGATCCCTTACGACCAACTCGAACCTGACACCCTCACCCGCCTGATCGAAGATTTCGTGACCCGCGACGGCACGGACAATGGCGATGAAAACGCCTCTGCAAACCGCGTGCTTCGGGTGCGTCATGCCTTGAGCAAAGGTCAGGCAGTGATTTTCTTCGACCTCGAAAGCCAGCAATGCCAGTTGATGCCAAAGCATGAGGTGCCCAAAGAGTATTTCGACTAG
- a CDS encoding zinc-dependent alcohol dehydrogenase: MRALTYHGAHNVKVDTVPDPELQEADDIILRVTATAICGSDLHLYHGKIPATEHGDILGHEFMGIVEEAGPAVTAVQRGDRVVIPFVIACGECFFCQLDLFSACETTNTGRGAILNKKSIPPGAALFGYSHLYGGIPGGQAEYVRVPKANVGPFKVPGTLADEKVLFLSDILPTAWQAVLNTGIGQGSSIAIYGAGPVGLLCAACARMLGAERIFIVDHYPYRLAYAQQTYGAIPINFDEDDDPADTIIRQTPGMRGVDGVVDAVGFEAKGSTTETVLATLKLEGSSGKALRQCIATVRRGGVVSVPGVYSGFIHGFMFGDAFDKGLTFKMGQTHAQRFMPELLKHIETGRLSPEAIITHRMSLEEAAAGYKIFDKGQEDCRKVILTPGNNAISVPEPDSTIVLPAT, encoded by the coding sequence ATGAGAGCACTGACCTACCACGGGGCGCACAATGTAAAAGTCGATACCGTGCCAGACCCGGAACTACAGGAAGCCGATGACATCATTCTGCGGGTCACGGCCACCGCCATCTGCGGGTCCGACCTGCACCTTTATCACGGCAAGATTCCGGCCACTGAACATGGCGATATCCTGGGCCACGAGTTCATGGGGATCGTCGAAGAAGCAGGCCCGGCGGTGACTGCCGTGCAGCGTGGCGACCGGGTTGTCATTCCCTTCGTGATTGCCTGCGGGGAATGTTTTTTCTGTCAGCTGGATCTGTTTTCTGCCTGCGAAACCACCAATACCGGCCGAGGCGCGATCCTCAACAAGAAATCCATTCCACCCGGCGCCGCGCTGTTCGGCTACAGCCATTTGTATGGCGGCATTCCCGGCGGGCAGGCGGAGTATGTGCGGGTGCCCAAGGCCAACGTCGGCCCGTTCAAGGTGCCGGGCACGCTGGCGGACGAGAAGGTGCTGTTTCTCTCCGACATTCTGCCCACCGCCTGGCAGGCGGTGCTCAATACCGGCATCGGCCAGGGTTCCAGCATCGCCATCTACGGCGCAGGACCGGTCGGGCTGCTGTGTGCGGCCTGCGCCAGAATGCTGGGGGCCGAGCGGATTTTCATCGTCGATCATTACCCGTACCGGCTGGCGTATGCGCAGCAGACGTATGGCGCGATCCCGATCAATTTCGATGAAGACGACGACCCGGCCGACACCATCATTCGCCAGACGCCCGGCATGCGCGGGGTCGATGGCGTGGTGGATGCCGTGGGCTTCGAGGCCAAGGGCAGCACCACGGAAACCGTGCTCGCGACCCTCAAGCTGGAAGGCAGCAGCGGCAAGGCGTTGCGCCAGTGCATCGCGACTGTGCGGCGCGGCGGCGTGGTGAGCGTGCCGGGGGTTTATTCAGGGTTCATCCACGGCTTCATGTTTGGCGATGCGTTCGACAAGGGCCTGACGTTCAAGATGGGCCAGACCCACGCCCAGCGTTTCATGCCGGAACTGCTGAAGCATATCGAAACCGGCCGGCTGTCTCCTGAAGCCATCATCACTCACCGCATGTCCCTGGAAGAGGCCGCTGCGGGCTACAAGATTTTCGACAAGGGGCAGGAAGACTGTCGCAAGGTGATCCTCACACCGGGCAATAACGCCATCAGCGTGCCGGAACCCGATTCAACGATAGTGCTGCCTGCGACATGA
- a CDS encoding ABC transporter permease: protein MRVFYWALRALLSHWRRHPVQLFSLLTGLWLATSLLTGVQALNSQARESYQQASQLIGGEPQTSLASPEGVAFSQDLYISLRRIGWPASPMLQGRITLKGLEDQRLQLIGIEPVTLPRGSTLAGQTLDTRQIVDFLTPPGVTWIAPQTLQALGLQEGQRPQAENGLLLPPLLARRDMAPGVLLTDIGFAQALLNLPDQLTRLLLPHDFAAGNPVLPSPVAEQLVIKKSGEENNLQRLTESFHLNLNALGVLSFVVGLFIVHAAIGLALEQRRGLLRNLRASGVSARMLIAALSLELGSMALIGGLFGVISGYLLASLLLPDVAASLRGLYGAEVGGQLNLNIGWWLSGIALSLFGAFMAGANSLLRAARLPLLALSNAQAWQQAHARWLRRQAWIAAGSAIVAVAALIFGNSLTWGFVLISSVLLSAALGLPVLLDGLLSGLLKRSRSVLGQWFLADCRQQLPALSLALMALLLAMAANIGAGSMTSGFRQTFSAWLEQRLTAELYVTPQTPSQAEEMQAWLGAQTDIDAVLPNWQVPIQVQGWPADLFGIIEHETYRQHWQLLESTRDDPWNQLAHADTLMLSEQLARRLKVGLGDTLDIPVPAGRWSPRIVGIYADYGNPKGHLLVNAEHLLKHWPHLVPTRFNLRVDHAAAPSLVNRLHNRFNLDENRIIDQGQLKQWSTQVFERTFAATAALNSLTLGVAGVALFIGLLTQSQSRLGQLAPLWALGVTRRQLMLLNLGQTWLMTVLTLLFALPLGLMLTWCLNTVINVQAFGWRLPLQVFPLQLLQLMGLAMLATLLASAWPLLKLYRTRPADLLRTFAHEK from the coding sequence ATGCGAGTGTTTTATTGGGCATTGCGCGCCCTGCTCAGCCACTGGCGACGTCATCCGGTACAACTTTTCAGCCTGCTGACCGGGCTCTGGCTGGCGACCAGTCTGCTGACCGGCGTGCAGGCCTTGAATAGCCAGGCACGGGAAAGCTATCAACAGGCCAGTCAGTTGATCGGCGGCGAACCGCAAACCAGTCTGGCGTCTCCCGAGGGCGTGGCCTTTTCGCAGGACCTGTACATCAGCCTGCGGCGCATTGGCTGGCCGGCTTCCCCCATGCTGCAAGGGCGCATCACGTTGAAAGGCCTGGAAGACCAGCGCCTGCAACTGATCGGCATTGAACCGGTGACATTGCCCAGAGGTTCCACGCTGGCCGGGCAGACACTGGATACCCGGCAGATCGTCGACTTTCTCACCCCGCCCGGCGTGACCTGGATTGCCCCTCAGACCCTGCAGGCGCTCGGCCTGCAAGAAGGCCAGCGCCCACAGGCTGAAAACGGCCTGCTCCTGCCGCCGTTGCTGGCACGAAGGGATATGGCGCCGGGTGTATTGCTGACGGACATCGGTTTTGCCCAGGCGCTACTCAATCTGCCCGATCAATTGACCCGCCTGTTACTGCCCCATGACTTTGCCGCCGGGAATCCGGTGCTGCCCTCACCTGTCGCCGAGCAACTGGTGATCAAAAAGAGCGGCGAAGAAAACAATCTGCAACGCCTCACCGAAAGCTTTCACCTGAATCTGAATGCGCTGGGCGTGCTGTCCTTCGTGGTCGGCCTGTTTATCGTGCATGCCGCCATCGGCCTGGCTCTGGAACAGCGCCGGGGTTTGCTGCGCAACCTGCGGGCATCAGGGGTCAGTGCGCGCATGCTGATTGCGGCATTAAGCCTGGAGCTGGGCAGCATGGCGTTGATCGGCGGGCTGTTCGGCGTGATCAGTGGCTACCTGCTGGCCAGCCTGCTGTTGCCGGATGTCGCGGCCAGCCTGCGCGGTCTTTATGGTGCTGAAGTGGGCGGGCAGTTGAACCTGAATATCGGCTGGTGGCTCAGCGGCATTGCCTTGAGCCTGTTCGGGGCGTTCATGGCTGGCGCCAACAGCCTGCTGCGCGCCGCTCGGCTGCCCTTGCTGGCACTGTCCAACGCACAAGCCTGGCAGCAGGCCCATGCCCGCTGGCTGCGGCGTCAGGCCTGGATTGCGGCAGGCAGTGCAATAGTGGCCGTTGCCGCACTGATTTTCGGCAACAGCCTGACCTGGGGTTTTGTGCTGATTTCGAGTGTGTTGCTGAGTGCTGCACTGGGCCTGCCGGTCCTGCTCGATGGGCTGCTGAGCGGCTTGCTCAAACGCAGCCGCTCAGTGCTGGGCCAATGGTTTCTGGCCGATTGCAGGCAACAGTTGCCCGCCTTGAGCCTGGCATTGATGGCCTTGCTGCTGGCCATGGCGGCCAATATCGGCGCGGGCAGCATGACCTCCGGTTTTCGCCAGACCTTCAGCGCCTGGCTGGAGCAGCGCTTGACCGCCGAGCTGTACGTCACGCCCCAAACCCCGAGCCAGGCTGAGGAAATGCAGGCCTGGCTCGGCGCACAAACGGATATTGATGCGGTACTTCCCAACTGGCAAGTGCCGATTCAGGTTCAAGGCTGGCCAGCGGATCTGTTCGGCATCATCGAACATGAAACCTATCGCCAGCACTGGCAACTGCTGGAATCGACACGGGACGATCCCTGGAACCAACTGGCCCATGCCGACACCCTGATGCTCAGTGAACAACTGGCCAGACGCCTCAAGGTCGGACTGGGAGACACACTCGACATCCCGGTTCCCGCAGGCCGATGGTCGCCGCGTATCGTGGGAATTTACGCCGACTACGGCAATCCCAAGGGCCATCTGTTGGTCAATGCCGAGCACCTGCTGAAACACTGGCCACATCTGGTGCCCACTCGCTTCAATCTGCGAGTCGATCACGCAGCCGCACCGTCATTGGTCAATCGGTTGCATAACCGGTTCAACCTCGACGAGAACCGCATCATCGATCAGGGCCAGCTCAAGCAATGGTCGACTCAGGTGTTCGAACGGACCTTCGCCGCCACTGCCGCCCTCAACAGCCTGACCCTGGGCGTCGCTGGCGTGGCGCTGTTCATCGGCCTGCTGACCCAGAGCCAGAGTCGTCTCGGGCAACTGGCACCGCTGTGGGCGCTGGGGGTTACCCGACGTCAGTTGATGCTGCTCAACCTGGGCCAGACCTGGTTGATGACGGTGCTGACACTGCTGTTCGCCCTGCCTCTGGGACTGATGCTGACCTGGTGTCTGAATACCGTGATCAATGTCCAGGCCTTCGGCTGGCGCCTGCCCTTGCAGGTTTTCCCTCTGCAACTGCTGCAACTGATGGGGCTGGCAATGCTTGCGACCTTGCTGGCTTCGGCCTGGCCACTGTTGAAGCTCTATCGCACCCGGCCAGCGGACCTGCTCAGGACATTTGCCCATGAAAAGTAA
- a CDS encoding ABC transporter ATP-binding protein, producing MLHVQNVFKSYPSAQGPVEVLRGVDLQLERGSSLALMGESGSGKSTLLHLVAGLDKVDRGTIQVASQHLNSMSEAQLANWRRTEIGLVFQQFNLIESLKIDDNLAFQARLAGRHDPVWQAQLIERLGLGDLLNRYPEQLSGGQQQRVAIGRALASRPALLLADEPTGNLDENTSDEVLQLLLDLLSDSSTSLLMVTHSDRVAARLTHKVRLHRGHILLEGEG from the coding sequence ATGTTGCATGTGCAAAACGTATTCAAGAGCTATCCCTCGGCTCAAGGCCCGGTGGAGGTGTTGCGTGGTGTCGACTTGCAACTGGAGCGCGGCAGCAGTCTGGCGCTGATGGGCGAGTCGGGCAGTGGCAAAAGCACGTTGCTGCATCTGGTTGCCGGGCTGGATAAAGTGGACCGCGGCACGATCCAGGTCGCCAGTCAGCACCTGAACAGCATGAGCGAAGCTCAACTGGCCAATTGGCGGCGAACCGAAATCGGGCTGGTGTTCCAGCAGTTCAACCTGATCGAAAGCCTCAAGATCGATGACAATCTGGCCTTTCAGGCACGTCTGGCCGGGCGTCATGACCCGGTCTGGCAAGCACAACTGATTGAACGCCTGGGTCTGGGGGATCTGCTCAATCGTTATCCCGAGCAACTGTCCGGCGGTCAGCAGCAGCGCGTCGCCATCGGACGCGCCCTTGCCTCGCGCCCCGCTCTGCTGCTGGCCGACGAGCCCACCGGCAACCTGGACGAAAATACCAGTGATGAGGTATTGCAACTGCTGCTGGACCTGTTGAGCGACAGCAGCACCAGCCTGCTGATGGTGACTCACAGCGACCGTGTCGCCGCACGTCTGACGCACAAGGTCAGGCTGCATCGGGGTCATATTCTCCTTGAAGGCGAAGGCTGA
- a CDS encoding aspartate/glutamate racemase family protein — MRIQVINPNTSDAMTHKIGLAAQAIARPGTHIIACSPEDGPVSIEGHFDEAIATLGVLDEVRKGREQQVDAHIIACFGDPGLLAAREYATAPVIGIAEAAFHMAGLIATRFAVVTTLSRTRIIAEHLLQRYGFSELCTSVRCIDMPVLALEEGGPELIERMIEQARRARDEEGAGAIVLGCGGMADLPRQLSDAIGLPVVEGVSAAVKLAESLVDLGLTTSKHGDLADPIGKPFKGRFSYLSR, encoded by the coding sequence GTGCGTATTCAAGTGATCAACCCCAACACCAGCGATGCCATGACCCACAAGATCGGGCTGGCCGCACAAGCCATCGCAAGGCCGGGCACGCACATCATCGCTTGCAGCCCCGAGGATGGTCCGGTGTCCATCGAAGGGCATTTTGACGAAGCCATTGCCACGCTGGGCGTGCTGGATGAAGTACGCAAGGGAAGGGAGCAACAGGTCGATGCCCACATCATCGCCTGCTTCGGCGACCCCGGCCTGCTGGCCGCCCGGGAATACGCCACGGCGCCGGTCATCGGCATCGCCGAAGCGGCCTTTCACATGGCAGGCCTGATCGCCACCCGTTTTGCCGTCGTCACCACCCTGAGCCGCACCCGGATCATTGCCGAGCACCTGCTGCAACGTTATGGCTTCAGCGAACTCTGCACCTCGGTGCGCTGCATCGACATGCCGGTCCTGGCCTTGGAAGAAGGCGGCCCGGAACTGATCGAACGCATGATCGAACAAGCCCGCCGCGCCCGCGACGAAGAAGGTGCCGGTGCTATCGTGCTGGGCTGCGGCGGCATGGCCGACCTGCCTCGCCAGCTCAGCGACGCTATCGGCCTGCCCGTAGTGGAAGGCGTCAGCGCCGCCGTGAAACTCGCCGAATCACTGGTAGACCTGGGCCTGACCACCAGCAAGCACGGCGACCTGGCCGACCCGATCGGCAAACCGTTCAAGGGGCGTTTTTCGTATTTGAGTCGGTGA
- a CDS encoding NCS1 family nucleobase:cation symporter-1, giving the protein MTDQRPAGYSPRLHNEDLGPIPQKWTWYNIFAFWMSDVHSVGGYVFAASLFALGLASWQVLIALLVGICIIQVIANLVAKPSQQAAVPYPVICRLAFGVFGANIPAIIRGLIAVAWYGIQTYLASSALVIVVLRFFPELAAYQDVSFLGLSYLGWFGFLTLWVVQAIVFWSGMESIRRFIDWAGPAVYAVMFVLAGWIVWRAGWDNISFTLAEKELSGWAAFGQVIMAIALVVSYFSGPTLNFGDFSRYCRSMEDVRRGNFWGLPVNFLAFSLVTVVIVSGTLPIFGEMIHDPIATVARIDNTTAVLLGAFTFVTATIGINIVANFVSPAFDFANVAPSRISWRAGGMIAAVASIFITPWNLFNNPEVIHYTLDILAACIGPLFGILLVDYYLVKKQQIDVDALFDDTPSGRYWYTNGVNRVAVTALLLSALVGLCFTFIPWFKPIANFAWFTGCFLGGVLYYSLTLWPRKQPENAGSPVVQN; this is encoded by the coding sequence ATGACAGACCAACGCCCGGCCGGTTACAGCCCGCGCCTGCACAATGAGGATCTGGGACCGATTCCACAGAAGTGGACCTGGTACAACATCTTTGCCTTCTGGATGAGCGATGTGCACAGCGTCGGCGGTTATGTGTTCGCCGCCAGTCTGTTCGCCCTCGGGCTGGCAAGCTGGCAGGTGCTGATCGCGCTGCTGGTGGGTATCTGCATCATTCAGGTGATCGCCAATCTGGTGGCCAAACCCAGCCAGCAGGCTGCGGTGCCCTACCCGGTCATCTGCCGTCTCGCCTTTGGTGTCTTCGGGGCCAATATCCCGGCCATCATTCGTGGCCTGATCGCAGTGGCCTGGTATGGCATTCAGACTTATCTGGCGTCCAGCGCCCTGGTGATTGTGGTGCTGCGTTTCTTCCCGGAACTGGCCGCGTATCAAGACGTGAGTTTCCTGGGGCTTTCCTACCTGGGCTGGTTCGGTTTCCTGACGCTCTGGGTGGTGCAGGCGATTGTGTTCTGGTCGGGCATGGAGTCGATCCGTCGTTTCATCGACTGGGCTGGCCCTGCGGTCTACGCCGTGATGTTCGTGCTGGCAGGCTGGATCGTCTGGCGTGCGGGCTGGGACAACATCAGTTTCACCCTGGCGGAAAAAGAGCTGTCCGGCTGGGCGGCCTTTGGTCAGGTGATCATGGCGATTGCGCTGGTGGTGTCGTATTTCTCCGGCCCGACCCTGAATTTCGGCGATTTCAGCCGCTACTGCCGGAGCATGGAAGACGTGCGTCGCGGCAACTTCTGGGGCCTGCCCGTTAACTTCCTGGCGTTCTCCCTGGTGACGGTGGTGATCGTGTCCGGCACCTTGCCGATTTTCGGTGAGATGATCCACGACCCGATTGCGACCGTGGCCCGTATCGACAACACCACTGCCGTGCTGCTCGGCGCGTTTACCTTTGTTACCGCCACCATCGGCATCAACATTGTCGCCAACTTCGTCTCGCCAGCCTTCGACTTCGCCAACGTGGCGCCCAGCCGTATCAGCTGGCGTGCAGGCGGGATGATCGCGGCAGTCGCGTCCATCTTCATCACCCCATGGAACCTGTTCAATAACCCGGAAGTGATTCACTACACCCTGGATATTCTGGCGGCCTGTATCGGCCCGCTGTTCGGCATCCTGCTGGTGGACTACTACCTGGTGAAGAAACAACAGATCGATGTCGATGCCCTGTTCGACGACACCCCGAGCGGTCGTTACTGGTACACCAATGGCGTAAACCGGGTGGCGGTCACGGCGCTGCTGCTGAGCGCGCTGGTGGGCTTGTGCTTTACCTTCATTCCCTGGTTCAAGCCGATTGCCAACTTCGCCTGGTTTACCGGTTGCTTCCTGGGTGGCGTGTTGTATTACAGCCTGACCCTGTGGCCACGCAAGCAGCCTGAAAATGCAGGCAGCCCGGTCGTCCAGAACTGA
- a CDS encoding lipocalin-like domain-containing protein has translation MKSKWLVLIACLWLLSACDQQQPPEAGFAGMGNEADDFTAVKPGRVFSFPEDHAPHPGFRIEWWYITATLKDEKGQDFGVQWTLFRNALRPGATGSGWNDNTIWLGHAAATSASQHHVAERYARGGVGQAGVKLAPFSAWIDDWSLNSESQAQDPLAKMQLQAAGKDFQYDLQLTSSKPLVLQGEQGYSKKSDQGQGSYYYSQPFFEASGSLTMDGKTYQVSGHAWLDREWSSQPLTANQSGWNWLSLHLDGGERVMLYRMRHKSGAPYLSGTWIDADGKTQSLQASDIDMKPLNETEVAGRRLPTRWSIKIPGRHLDITTEALNPQAWMGVSIPYWEGPVKVSGSQSGVGYLEMTGY, from the coding sequence ATGAAAAGTAAATGGCTGGTGCTGATCGCCTGCCTGTGGCTGCTCAGCGCCTGCGATCAGCAACAGCCTCCAGAAGCCGGTTTTGCCGGCATGGGCAATGAGGCCGACGACTTCACTGCGGTCAAGCCCGGGCGGGTGTTCTCATTCCCTGAAGACCATGCTCCGCATCCAGGTTTTCGTATCGAATGGTGGTACATCACCGCCACCCTCAAGGACGAAAAGGGCCAGGACTTCGGCGTGCAATGGACACTGTTCCGCAATGCCCTGCGCCCCGGCGCGACCGGCAGCGGCTGGAATGACAACACGATCTGGCTGGGCCATGCCGCCGCAACCTCTGCCAGCCAGCATCATGTGGCCGAGCGCTACGCCCGCGGCGGCGTCGGACAGGCAGGCGTCAAGCTGGCGCCCTTCTCGGCCTGGATCGATGACTGGTCCCTCAACAGCGAATCCCAGGCGCAGGACCCGCTGGCGAAGATGCAATTGCAGGCTGCCGGGAAGGACTTTCAATACGACTTGCAACTCACCTCCAGCAAACCCCTGGTGCTGCAAGGTGAACAGGGATATAGCAAGAAGTCCGATCAGGGCCAGGGTTCTTACTACTATAGCCAGCCCTTTTTCGAGGCCAGCGGCAGCCTGACGATGGATGGCAAGACCTATCAGGTCAGCGGTCACGCCTGGCTTGACCGGGAATGGAGCAGTCAGCCCTTGACGGCCAACCAGTCCGGCTGGAACTGGCTGTCCCTGCATCTGGACGGCGGCGAACGCGTGATGCTCTATCGCATGCGCCACAAAAGCGGCGCTCCTTACCTGAGCGGCACCTGGATCGACGCCGACGGCAAGACACAAAGCCTGCAAGCCAGTGATATCGACATGAAGCCGCTGAACGAAACCGAAGTCGCCGGACGACGCTTGCCCACACGCTGGTCGATCAAGATTCCTGGCAGGCATCTGGATATCACCACCGAGGCCCTGAACCCTCAGGCCTGGATGGGCGTTAGCATTCCCTACTGGGAAGGGCCGGTGAAAGTCAGTGGCAGCCAGAGCGGGGTCGGGTATCTGGAGATGACGGGGTATTGA
- a CDS encoding PLDc N-terminal domain-containing protein, whose translation MEMSTVFWIAVAVMIVALDAWIINSVWRSRKSRATKAGWSALVLIMPMVGAGIWGIAGPRGVVEGPTSPEHSKG comes from the coding sequence ATGGAAATGTCTACCGTGTTCTGGATCGCCGTGGCGGTCATGATCGTGGCGCTGGATGCGTGGATCATCAACAGCGTCTGGCGCTCCCGTAAAAGCCGGGCGACCAAGGCCGGCTGGAGCGCGCTGGTGCTGATCATGCCTATGGTCGGCGCCGGTATCTGGGGCATCGCCGGCCCCCGCGGTGTGGTTGAAGGGCCGACTTCGCCGGAGCATAGCAAGGGGTGA
- the mnmC gene encoding bifunctional tRNA (5-methylaminomethyl-2-thiouridine)(34)-methyltransferase MnmD/FAD-dependent 5-carboxymethylaminomethyl-2-thiouridine(34) oxidoreductase MnmC, whose amino-acid sequence MTITRHAQIDWDEQGNPHSRAFSDVYFSTESGLEETRHVFLVQNDLRARFTALPAGDRLVIGETGFGTGLNFLCAWQLFQECAHPEARLHFVSVEKFPLSRADLQRALALWPELKAFAEPLLDQYIAVHEGFQRLIFDEGRVTLTLLIGDALHMLPQLDGQIDAWFLDGFAPAKNPEMWTPELFAELARLSAPEASIGTFTSTGWVRRALNAAGFKMKRVPGIGHKWEVLRGRFIAWPEEAPLPSPIKPWFARPAAFEGERKALVIGAGLAGCATAESLARRGWQVSLLERHAQPAQEASGNPQGVLYLKLSAHGTALSQLILSGFGHTRRLLERLQRGIDWDNCGVLQLAFDDKEAQRQQQLAEAFPEELLHQLDQPSAETRSGVNLSWGGLYFPEGGWVHPPALCHSQVAHPNIKLIAHHEALELRRVDGQWQAWDQEQMIDSAPVVVLAGAADIKQFAQSADLPLKRIRGQITRLPQTEASQVLGTVVCAEGYVAPARLGEHTLGASFDFNSDDLNTNTADHLSNLQLLQEISQDLTARMGAADLPPEELQGRAAFRCTSPDYLPIVGPLADKEAFTQAYAALAKDARQVPDIACPWLDGLYVNSGHGSRGLITAPLSAELIAAWLDNEPLPLPRSVAEACHPNRFALRGLIRRQGK is encoded by the coding sequence ATGACCATTACCCGCCACGCCCAGATCGACTGGGACGAACAAGGCAACCCGCATTCCCGCGCCTTTTCCGATGTTTATTTCTCCACCGAGTCCGGTCTGGAAGAGACACGCCATGTGTTTCTGGTGCAGAACGACCTGCGCGCGCGTTTCACGGCCCTGCCTGCGGGTGATCGGCTGGTCATCGGAGAAACAGGTTTCGGCACCGGGCTGAATTTTCTCTGCGCCTGGCAGTTGTTTCAGGAATGCGCTCACCCCGAAGCACGGCTGCATTTCGTCAGTGTTGAGAAATTCCCTCTCAGCCGCGCCGACCTGCAACGTGCCCTGGCCTTGTGGCCGGAGCTGAAAGCTTTTGCCGAACCCTTGCTCGATCAATACATCGCCGTGCATGAAGGCTTTCAGCGGCTGATCTTCGACGAGGGGCGTGTGACCCTGACGCTGTTGATTGGCGATGCCTTGCACATGCTGCCGCAACTGGACGGCCAGATCGATGCCTGGTTTCTCGACGGTTTCGCCCCGGCCAAGAACCCGGAAATGTGGACGCCGGAGCTGTTCGCCGAACTGGCGCGGCTGTCGGCGCCCGAGGCGAGTATTGGCACTTTTACCAGCACCGGCTGGGTTCGCCGCGCCCTGAACGCGGCGGGTTTCAAGATGAAGCGTGTGCCGGGCATCGGCCATAAATGGGAAGTGCTGCGCGGCAGGTTCATTGCCTGGCCTGAAGAGGCGCCACTGCCCTCGCCCATCAAGCCATGGTTCGCCCGGCCCGCTGCATTTGAGGGTGAACGCAAGGCGCTGGTTATCGGTGCCGGGCTGGCCGGTTGTGCCACGGCCGAGAGCCTGGCCAGACGCGGCTGGCAGGTGAGTCTGCTGGAGCGTCATGCCCAACCGGCCCAAGAGGCCTCGGGCAATCCGCAGGGCGTGCTTTATTTGAAACTGTCGGCACACGGCACCGCCTTGTCGCAGTTGATCCTCAGTGGTTTTGGCCACACGCGGCGGCTGCTTGAGCGTCTGCAACGGGGCATCGACTGGGACAATTGCGGCGTGCTGCAACTGGCCTTCGACGACAAGGAAGCCCAGCGCCAGCAGCAACTGGCCGAGGCGTTTCCCGAAGAGCTGTTGCATCAACTGGATCAGCCTTCAGCCGAGACTCGCAGCGGTGTAAACCTGAGTTGGGGCGGGCTGTATTTCCCCGAAGGCGGCTGGGTTCATCCACCTGCGCTGTGCCACTCGCAGGTTGCACACCCGAATATCAAACTGATTGCGCATCACGAAGCACTGGAGTTGCGTCGCGTCGATGGGCAATGGCAGGCTTGGGATCAGGAGCAGATGATCGACAGCGCTCCGGTGGTGGTGCTGGCCGGTGCGGCGGATATCAAGCAGTTTGCCCAAAGTGCCGACCTGCCCCTCAAGCGCATTCGCGGGCAGATCACTCGCCTGCCCCAGACCGAAGCCAGTCAGGTGTTGGGCACTGTGGTCTGTGCGGAAGGTTATGTGGCGCCAGCACGATTGGGCGAACACACGCTGGGGGCCAGCTTCGATTTCAACAGTGACGACCTGAATACCAATACCGCCGATCACCTGAGCAACCTGCAATTGCTGCAGGAAATATCCCAAGATCTGACCGCTCGTATGGGTGCTGCGGACTTGCCGCCAGAAGAACTGCAAGGGCGTGCAGCCTTTCGCTGCACCAGCCCGGATTACCTGCCAATCGTCGGACCGCTGGCGGATAAAGAAGCCTTTACCCAGGCGTATGCCGCGCTGGCCAAGGATGCGCGGCAAGTACCGGACATTGCCTGCCCGTGGCTGGACGGCCTGTACGTCAACAGCGGCCATGGTTCACGCGGCCTGATTACCGCGCCTTTGTCCGCCGAACTGATCGCCGCCTGGCTGGATAACGAACCGTTGCCGCTGCCCCGCAGTGTTGCAGAGGCCTGTCATCCCAACCGGTTTGCCTTGCGGGGGTTGATTCGCAGGCAGGGGAAATGA
- a CDS encoding YciE/YciF ferroxidase family protein, with protein sequence MNKASSKSRTTIEDLFIHELSDIYSAEKQITKALPKLARASTNPKLAEAFNAHLEETQGQIQRIDQLVEQSEIKLKRVKCIAMEGLIEESKELLEEIEKGPVLDAGLIAACQKVEHYEIAGYGTLIAMAKHLGLDDAASLLGETLEEEKSTDQKLTAIAEEGGTQAATLDLEDQDSEDDQAQEKQGRQKKRQA encoded by the coding sequence ATGAACAAAGCATCAAGCAAGAGCAGAACGACGATAGAAGATCTGTTCATTCACGAGCTTTCCGATATCTACAGTGCTGAAAAGCAGATCACCAAAGCATTGCCTAAACTGGCTCGTGCTTCGACCAACCCCAAGCTGGCCGAAGCGTTCAACGCACACCTGGAAGAAACCCAGGGCCAGATCCAGCGTATCGATCAACTGGTTGAGCAGTCCGAGATCAAACTCAAACGCGTCAAATGCATTGCCATGGAAGGGCTGATCGAAGAGAGCAAGGAATTGCTGGAGGAAATCGAAAAAGGCCCCGTCCTCGACGCCGGCCTCATCGCGGCCTGCCAGAAGGTCGAGCACTATGAAATCGCCGGTTACGGCACGCTCATCGCCATGGCCAAACACCTGGGCCTGGACGACGCCGCGAGCCTGCTGGGCGAAACCCTGGAAGAAGAAAAGTCCACTGACCAGAAACTCACGGCCATAGCCGAAGAGGGCGGCACCCAGGCCGCGACACTGGACCTGGAAGATCAGGATTCGGAGGACGATCAGGCGCAGGAAAAACAGGGCAGGCAGAAGAAAAGACAAGCCTGA